The DNA segment TTAATGAAAACTCTCACGGCTCGATCATTATCGATGATCTCACTGTCACACGTCTGCAAATCGCAAATacttgaaatcaaaagaatcacgcCTGATTCAATTCTCTATTTCTGACAGAGTCAGACACAACTAGAAATAGTCACTAGTGCTAAGCCTGCACCCGCCTAGACATACTATCACTGTCTTTACTTGTTCAAGATGATCATTAGGACTTGCCAAACCCAAGACGCATTACAAGTCTGAAAGATTTCAACTAACGCTGAACATGCTTCTGATAATAATATCTCTCATTAAGACTGCAATAAATCAAGACTGGGGTAATCTACCACTAtgtcccacctggaatcacACCAAGTGTACACTAGCATAAGTCACGCATCCCTCATGCCTCAATTAGTCCTGTGCAATTCTTAGCATCCGATATAATTCAATACTGTAGAAAACCCCCATTACTAGAAAATACTCATCTCCAAGTCAATGTTCCAGGCAGTTCACATAACCATCTCCTGGATAGTCCCTATCACAAGAGAAATCCAATCACcaactagatccactagtctagcagtatcacATAGACTAAATCTATCTGCTCAGAGAACATGCTTGTTAAGGAAATCCCTTCTAGTCTGGTCCTCACGGCATAAatccaaaccaatatctctgatgACAGTTAGACAATATCTAAACCACTAATACCTAACTAGGCATCTAATCCAAAGTCATGCCTCGTCATGACTATTACCAAGGCTCTATACTGAGAAGCTTTCCCACTGCCGATCCTGAAGCACAGAGGCTTCCAGGCaatcctctgaagtacaaagactcctagagtaacactggcatagggtcgtgcCCCAttatgtctagtcatggtcaatGTCCACAACTCGCGGCATATACTCGACCTGTtatcctgatgaaatcccatcatcaccaTTCCCAACCTTACAAAGGTCGGACAAAGTACCGTTCTaaagaaacaacctagaacaaagcccaaagttCCAAACCAAACCATATTCCTATGcctccagatgaatcacctcatcactggcactaaccAAGTCAatcgactaattaggtcaatcctaggaatcACCTAGACTAACCCTATGTCAATCAGTTAcagctggcttactcaaaaccCATGAGCTAACATAATTGATCACTAATCAACTTGAACCAAGCCAGACTTATAAAATCACCGCAGTCATTCACAAATTTCTGGATAACAATACATGTATCAtttcttcaagttatgtacaattctctttattataatcccatgtaatacaattacagtattcaaaatacaatgaaaatgtacaaccaaactTGAAAAGATACAACGAaattatgatgattcattacaactgaaatactgtttactgatgaaacttaaaatttgtaattatttatatgttaaaaagtgtgttttaaaatttaagtttaattaaaattatgaagttgtattattttagtgttatgtgtttatatttaaatgttttactaaaatgttgtattttacggtttgcgcaggtttggtaaaaataaaattactcaagctacagtggtcataatggagtaatctcaaaacctgtagaatcacaaaagaggcatcttcaactttgtagaagacaagaaattccaaaaacttcattaagatgatcaaaataataaaacatcaaaatggagatagatttacttttactatgaccagcttggagtaaaaatatcataagtatttcatattttatccaaaaggggtgaatgagttgtccaaacacatctacacaaaatatcctacgtgttctatgttgaaaagaaaggctgaatcggtggtctaaggcatcaaacatgccaattaaagttgggtcatggtattgacattcaaggagacaagcacccaccaactttactatttcacatttaatgagccttggactcttcctctcatttggcctataaatagatgtgttgtataagctttgtagtgtgcaagagtgtagagaattcttcatttgtaaaataaatattgtgtgtgtgagaataaaagtttgagtgtgcaagtttctcaagttcaagtatgaaatttcttttatctttattcttgagtttcatgttcatggaaagctaaatctttttatgtcaaggtgaaaaggtttcattgttggtcaagtaagattgtctatattttgtatattcttttcttttctatttttatttttactaattgatctttatttgtaggtataattttggatgatttgttgttatctatttacatcaaatgcttggtaccttgaatgtggttaccttgatttgttgtcaaatatgatacaataattactacaataattatatactataaatatatgtatctatttataataaagtcatatatattatttagacgatagcgtgacactgtcggttgttctaaataatatattgtgatttgaactaacatttactttctcgcatctaacttttattttatcgcaactaacatttacttttccgcaactaacatttactttctcgcatctaacttttacttttccgcaactaacatttactttatcgcatctaacataaagtcatatattttatttagacgatagcgtggctctgccagttgttctaaataaaatattgtgatttgatctaacatttacttttatgtcaatttatatttatgcatttatatatatattatgggtaccatgtattaaatatcagttgatattaatatagtgggaactatattatatgatatacttgtttaaatatttaattgttctttttatgtttatatttattcatctatatatatattatgggtaccatgtattaaatatcggttaatctgatattaatatagtgggaactatattatatgatatacttgtttaaatatttcattgttcttttatgtttatttttattttagtttcttttatttatttttattaagcaatcttaaataaaccaacaatgaacctttgaaaccttgacaattttataatttgtgtatttgaagttttataataatattttcatctataatatattattgctaaaattaaacttacaacatcctctccgtggatcgatctcgtactcacgagtatattacttgcagacaacctacacttgggtgaattacaatttaagttgtagcaagtttttggcgccgttgccggggaggtataaattaagtttaattttgttattatgtaaatagtatgttgtttttaattgtatgattgtttggagtcgtaaacaaagtggtagacttgttcgagtaactgaaaatattttaaacatggacgataattctaataatcaagatgatgataataataataataatcatcaagaacatgaacaaccaagaacacttaggcaccatatgaatccaataagaactagtacaccatcttgtttagtttttccttctgatgcatctaatttcaattttaagccacaagtcattcaacttttaccaaattttcatggcttagattctgaaaatccatatttgcatttaagagaatttgaggaggtttgcaacacttataatgatcaaaattgtagcatggatactgttcgattaaagcttttccctttttccttaaaagataaagctaaaacatggttgcaaaatttgagatcaagttcaataagatcatgggaagaaatgcaacaacaatttctaaaaaagttttttccttcccatagaacaaactcttttaaaagacaaattacaactttttctcaaaaacaaggggaaacattttatcaatgttgggatagatataaagagttaattaatacatgcccacatcatggttttgaaatatggagaatagtttctcacttttatgaaggtttaatacctaaagataggcaaatgatagaattcatgtgtaatggaacttttgaagataaaaacccaaatgaagctatggaatatttggagtcattagcagaaaatgctcaaaattgggataatataggctcaattgaaccaccaagtaaaaccaataattcaacaaatgggggtggtatttatcatcttaaagatgatgtagatgttcaagctaaacttgcatctttagcaagaaaaatcgagtcattagaaatgaaaaagagtaatcaattaaaaagtgttcaagaaattgtttgtcatatatgtgacacacatgatcatcttacaaaaaattgtcctactttgccttcatttaaagaatgtctccatgaacaagacaattatgttaacaattttaaaaaaccaacattagatcctttttcacaaacatacaatcctggttggagaaatcatcccaattttagttggaggaacgataataatgcacaaccttcacaacaacctcttcaaaataaccaaaatcatcaaggttatgctccttatattccacctccaagaaaaaattttgaagatgaaattcatgcatacattcaaaagcaagagtctatcaatattcaaaacattcaatctatgaatgatttgaaagaaactcttgcaaaatttgcatctgcacttaatattcatgaaaaaggaaaatttccatctcaaccacaacctaatcctaaaaataaaaatcaagaaaaatttgatcaagtaaaatctgttattactcttagaagtggtaaaatagttaatgatccatatagtgatgaaaacaaagatcaattaaactcaaagagtaaggattcaaatcctgatacttttgagaaagatgatgctttgagtcctaaaaataagaaaattgatgataaaataaataaacatgttccttttctcatgcattagtaaataataaaaaacaaaaaaatgattctgatatttatgaagtttttaaacaagtaaaaataaatattccattattagatgctattaaacaagtgccttcttatgcaaagtttttaaaagatttatgtactgtgaaaagacaattgcatgtaaagaagaaagcattcttaacggagcaagtaagctctattattcaaaataattctaccttgaaatataaagatctcggttgtccaacaatttcatgtattattggaaaaaataaaattaaaaaagctttgttagatttgggagcaagtgtgaatttaattccttattcagtttatgaaaagcttaagttgggagatttaaaacctacatctgttactcttttactagccgataggtcaatcaaaatatctagaggtatcgtagaagatgtgttagttcaagtcgataaattcatatatcctgtggattttattgtcttggatacacaaccaatagaagtacataacgaaattccagtaatattgggacgtccatttctagcaacttcaaatgctttaattaattgtcgaaatggaataatgaaattgtcttttggaaatatgactttagaacttaatgtgttcaatttatgtaaacaaccaagtattaatgaagatgaagatgataatgcaatagaaacaattgtggaagaaaatatacaccaagaaaacttaaatcaacaatctgaagtttgtttagtggaaagttttgattcaaaaaatgtttttaaatcaaatttatttgaagaaattaatgaacttgaagaagtaaaagaaaatgatcatccaaaacttgaattaaaacccttgccaatagaactaaaatatgcttttcttggtgaaaatcaaacatatcctattgtaatatcttctaccctcttaccaaaacaagaagaagatgtaataacactacttaaaaaacacaaaaatgcaattggatggactttgcaagatataaaaggtataaatcctttaatctgcacacatagaattcacttggaagaaaatgctaaaacatatcaacaaccacaaagaagattaaatccacacatgaaagaagttgttaaaaatgaagttttaaaactattagatgccggaattatttatccaatctcggatagtaaatgggtaagtccaacacaagtagtaccaaaaaaatcaggcatcactgttataaaaaatgaaaagggagaattattacaagctaggattccatctagttggcgtatgtgcattgattatagaaaattaaatgatgcaactagaaaagatcactttccgttaccatttttagatcaaattttagagaaagtggcaggtaatccttattattgttttcttgatgggtattcggggtattatcaaataccaatatcattagaagatcaagaaaaaactactttcacttgtccgttcggaacttttgcttttaaaagaatgccatttggtttatgtaatgccccggctacttttcaaagatgcatgctaagtatttttagtgacatgattgaagaatttgtggaagtttttatggatgatataactgtttttggaaactcatttgaaaactgtcttaaaaatttggaagaagttttaaaaagatgtgaagaaaaaaatcttgttttaaattgggaaaaatgtcactacatggttaaatccggaattgtgttagggcatgtcatatctgaaaaaggaattgaagttgataaagctaaggttgatgttattgctaatttaccatcaccaaacacgatcaaagaaattcgatcatttttgggtcatgcgggattttatagaagatttataaaaaattttagcataatatcgaaaccaatttcaaatcttttaacaaaagatgcacaatttgaatggactcaagaatgtgaaactgcttttaaaaaaataattaatcttttaactacatcacctattttacaacctcctgattggtctttaccatttgaattaatgtgtgatgcaagtgattatgctgtaggagccgtgttaggacaaagaaaagaaggtaaaccttatgtgatctattatgcaagtagaaccttaaatagtgctcaaatcaattattcaacaactgaaaaagaattactttcagtagtgtttgcattagataaatttcgatcctatttaattggttctactactattgtttacactgatcattctgccataaaatatttatcaaataaacaagatgctaagccgagattaataagatggattttgttgttacaagaatttgatcttgtaataagagataaaaaaggaaaagaaaatgtagtagccgatcatttatcaagaataatttttgaatcatctcaaaatgaaataccaataaatgaaaattttccggatgatcaactattttatgctactactatgccttggtttgctaatattgtaaattttcttgtgacaaataaaatgccttctcattggaattcacaagataaaaataaattcttgaaagaggtcaaaaaattttattgggatgatccttatttgtttaagtattgtcctgatcaaatttttcgacgatgcatacccgacaatgaggtaagtagtgtcattaaattttgtcattctgaggcatgtggaggtcatttttcgtcaaagaaaacagctgcaaaaatctttcaatgtggattttattggccttctttattcaaagatacacattcattttgcaaatcttgtgaaaattgtcagaaaatgggttcaatttcaaaacgaaacatgatgcctttaaatccaatcatgattattgaaatatttgacagttggagaatagattttatgggtccatttccattatcttttggattcacttatattttagtagctgtcgattatgtttcaaaatggattgaagcaattgcatgtagaactaatgatcataaagttgtgataaaatttttgaaagaaaatatttttagtcgatttggaatacctagagctataataagtgatgggggaagtcattttataaataaatcattttcttcgttgttaagaaaatatggtattacacataaagtttctactccatatcaccctcaaacgaatggtcaggttgaacttgcaaataaagaaataaaacaaattttggaaaaaacagtcaatccaaatcgaaaagattggtctttaagattaagtgatgcattatgggcatatagaactgcatttaaaacatcattggggatgtcaccatatagattagtttttggaaagcattgtcatttacctgttgaaattgaacataaagcttattgggcaattaaagcatttaatactaatttagatgatgcatctaaatcaagaaaattgcaattaaatgaactagaagaattaagaaatgatgcatatgaaaatgcaaagatttataaagataaaacaaaagcatttcatgataaaaatattatgagaaaatcttttgaaatcggaaaaaaagttttactttataattctcgcttgcatttgtttccaggaaaacttagatcgcgatggtctggaccatttattgttaaatttgtctatcctcatggtgctgttgatgttgaaaatcctaaaaataataatgtatttaaagttaatgggcaaagacttaaaccgtttatagaaaatgaagttcttaatgaagagtttatgcctttatatgatccaacttaattgttacttatatttttattttatttttgcagaattgagttcacttcccggttaagtggcggataacggtactccgtgactactttcagtcggttttatttcaatttcccaaaataattgaatatatatatatataaatatatattatggatgaagatatcaaaaaacttggtaaatattttccatctgtttctaaaaaagttctgagaatgatttatgaaggcagatgtgaaagattgagaatgcttatgcaaaaaggaatcccggaggatattcgtcttataattgaa comes from the Henckelia pumila isolate YLH828 chromosome 1, ASM3356847v2, whole genome shotgun sequence genome and includes:
- the LOC140873912 gene encoding uncharacterized protein — translated: MIEFMCNGTFEDKNPNEAMEYLESLAENAQNWDNIGSIEPPSKTNNSTNGGGIYHLKDDILFHKHTILVGEIIPILVGGTEKGKFPSQPQPNPKNKNQEKFDQVKSVITLRSGKIVNDPYSEPIEVHNEIPVILGRPFLATSNALINCRNGIMKLSFGNMTLELNVFNLCKQPSINEDEDDNAIETIVEENIHQEFANIVNFLVTNKMPSHWNSQDKNKFLKEVKKFYWDDPYLFKYCPDQIFRRCIPDNEACGGHFSSKKTAAKIFQCGFYWPSLFKDTHSFCKSCENCQKMGSISKRNMMPLNPIMIIEIFDSWRIDFMGPFPLSFGFTYILVAVDYVSKWIEAIACRTNDHKVVIKFLKENIFSRFGIPRAIISDGGSHFINKSFSSLLRKYGITHKVSTPYHPQTNGQKFFPPIVAATALISGKWRLKLS